TGGTGTGTAATTTGTGCAGGCGTTTTTCTGCATTTTCAACACCACAGGGAAAAGGAGTTTCATGCATGGACCTCAATAATTAATTTGTGTGCCTAATCGGAAGTCAAAATAAGTAGGGTAGATGCATCGTGATGGCGGAAACACATGGGGCGTTGCAATGATGTTCTTGAATTTGTAACCGGATCATTAGATGTAACATGTTGTAGGAGAATGTGATGTCATTTGCAAACATTGGTAGCTGCATAATGTGGAAATGGATATTAGTTTTACTGTAGTAGTACTTGGATTTGTGGTCTTTCTGCATCATCATGATAGCAGGAACGGTCAGATGATAGGCATCAGCCATGTTGGAACAGGAACCATCCCCTTAGCAGTGGTTTCTAATTTACGTGTCAATAAACACTCAGTCTGAGCGGTCATATCTGCTGGTGGGGAGGTGAAACATGGTTGCTGCCTTTTACCACATGGTGTAGACTCTGTGACTGATCTAATTTGTTAGTTAGAAGATAGCCTACCATCTAATCATGGATGTTGTGACGGTACAGACAGTTTGCaaagttttgtgttttttttgaaCTTTTAATTCAAGATGTTTTATTCCTGGTTTCAAGAAATCCTAGTCTTCTGTGTTATTGTTGGTATATACTAATGAACCTCTCTTTGTTTTCAGCACATGGTGCAAAACCAGATGACTCCGACATACACATATCCACAGACGGGGGTGCCCGGAGTGACGGGCATTACAGGTGTGCCAACAGTCCCAGGAGTGCCAGGAGTGACCAGTCTCGAAGACTACCATCATCAAGTTGTCGCCAGTCAAGCCACAAGTGTGGCATCCGAGCAGCCTCCAACCACCGTGTACGCATCGCCTGCTGCCGTCACGCCCAATGGAGCAATAGAGCAGCAGACGGTAAGGGCAGCTCGGCCCTTTAATGTACGTCGTCAGTCTGGAAGTACCATTGCATGAACTATAGATGTGCTTGTTGTTCGTAATCGTTCATTTGGAGGTTTTTGGTTGATTGGTGTTGGGTTATACTAACTGAATTTCTGCATGTAGAAAATTTTTATGCCCTGTATATACCATTCACCATAAGAAATGTGTAATTACAATCATTATACTTACCATGTGCCCACCTTCAACCCATCCTTCACCATGGTCAGTTCCATAGCATTGTACAGAAGACCGGTCAGTCAGTTGTCTCAATTCTCACCATATTGGCACTCGTACAAGTGTTATTTAATCGAAAGTATTTGCTTGCCCTTATTCATCTATCAATTAGGAACATGCATTAACACTGACTACAACATGGGAAAATGACCATTAACATTTATCACAAGGGAATCAATGCAGTGTGTGAATAGTGTGCTATGCATGGCATAGTTGTTTAAGCATGACATGCTTGTTATATTCTCTGTGTGTCTCCTATGCCTGTCAGATGGCCATCTTTCTGCATATTCATCTCATCTTAACTTGCATACCATCAGAGATGATAGTTTGGCTTCCAGCCAGAAAATGGCTTCGTGAAGGGAGTCTGTAGACTTTGTGGTATTTTTGCTGCAAGGTTGGAAAGATTGTTTGCTTGCCATTTCCCTTAgccatggtaggtgacatacaaGCCTTAAATGACTTTTAAGCGTATGCATAAATAGCAGGGGAACATTACACACATactttctctgatgataccatgTCATTTCAAACTAATTTTTGTGGACTAACTGCTTCCCTGCATCCATGCATGCCAGTTCTCCCTTACGTGAGGTAAAGAACTCTCTGTTATTAACTATGGATCCTTGGTATCCTTTTACTGGACTTATCATGTTTCAGTATTGAGTATCAGTCATGTTGATCAGTAAAGGAAGTTTAATTTGGTTTGAGGCCATCTGATGTCTGCAGCGATTTTTAAGCAATTTGACACTGGCGTTGAGACACTGTTGTTGCCTCCATTCTTATGGAAGTGGGTGACTCATCAGCTGGGAGGCTGTGGTCGGAATCAGTGATTCTTCCCAGCCAGTCACTACTGGCCTTTGGTCATGTATGGTGTTTGACAGAGAAGATGCTCTGTTCGCTTGCCCATAGCATATTACAGTCAGTTTATCTTCTTCAGAAATAGGAATTGCTAACgtttgacatttgaaaatgatgttCATAACTGTAAGGTTTCATAGTCTCACGTTACTTTAAGGCTCTTGGGGAAAATAATGGCATTTTGTTGCCAGTAAACCTGTCAGTGTCCATGGCCGAGCTGAACTGAAAACTCTGATATGCAGGCAGTTTATGGATGATTTAGAAACATGATAACGACAAGATGAATCATTTGTCTAACATTACAGTGGTGCTAGGATCTATACTCAAAACATATTAGTATTATAAAGAAGTTATCAATAAACTGCCTTGAAACATGATGCATTTTGAATAAGTGTGGTTGGATGCTTGGCTTCATCCAGAGGCATGCACAAATTGCAGTTCCTTTTCATATATCCTCTCTTCTATTTTCCTATTCTGAACTgcttttttcttggtttccactAATAACCAATGTGCTTTGTATTATTAACatatatggttttatttatGTCACAGTTACAATGCACTATGGTAATAAACTTATCAACTAGTAATTAAAATTAACGAATGCGTAACATAATTTAAATGTGGTTTAATTGTCATACTTCAACATCATTATTAGACAATATGAGAGTAAACAGAacacaaatatcaataaaagGTTTCCTCTAGTAAAAATCCTTAACAAGACTCACTGATCATAATACTTTGTCCTGTTTCTCTCTGTTTATGGTCCCTTGTTGTATTTCAGCAAACAGACTTACCCGTGGAAGGGGATATCCAGCCATCATCTCCACAGCCACAGGGATCCCAAGGACCCAACTCAGGACCCAAGAGATTGCATGTATCAAATATTCCATTCAGGTTCAGAGAAGCTGACTTGCGCCAACTCTTAGGGGTAAGTATGGTTCAAACTTTCAGTGTCATGGTTAAGATAATTGTTGCTGAATGTAACAACATCGTAgttaaaaaaaattatgataTATGTAGAACCATGGACATTATACAGCAAGCATTACACTCAGATGACATTGGAAAGCTTGAGGTCTTTTTCTCAATTTTAATTTTTCTCTTTCATTCAAACAACAGTTTGGCCCAATCTTAGATGTGGAAATCATTTTCAATGAAAGGGGATCAAAGGTAAGTTATTATTTTCTTCCATCCAATATCCTTTATTGTGTGACACCAGTACTGTGCCATACCAAGAAAACATGGTTGTTCTTAATTAGTAATTATTAAGAAACATTAATTAGCAAAACagaaataaatgaaaagaaTAAATTATGATCACTAAATTACAATAACTGAAAGCAAAAGTTGATTTGTATactgatagaaacaaataagtcAACATATAAGAGTGCAAGTGTTTCTATGTTCCTTCCAGTCTTCTTCACATGATTTGTATTGCATTGTGGGTGAAAATATGGAAGTATATTTAGGGACACTTGGACTTTCATGCACACTTTTATTAGTTCCCTTTAGTAATAATAAACCACCACTTGTGACATTCGTGGCTATTGTGagagtttgatgtattttagTCTTACTTTGATTATAAATCACATTTGGACAACTCTTGGTGTGGCACATGTTATTAAATTACCAGTTATGAAAAGAAACATGAGATACATGATAATAGAGCATTGAGTATTGACTAGAAATACAACCACAGCAGCATACACAACACGCAAGTGTTACTATAGGATAGCCTCACAAAGTCCATGAATTGAAACTATTTGCAGGAAATGATTTTTCCTATGTGCTCTCCTCAAATCAATGTATACAAGGAGTGATTTACACCTGTGGCCATTTCCCTCCTTGGGTGAAAGGTGTTACCTTGTTGTTGACAATGTACTAATGATCAATACCTGGAAGGGTTTTCTGTAACAGGAGATCTTTGACAGGTGCTCCACATCTGTTTGGATGGTCAATACATTGTGATAGATGTATTCAGGAAAAGCTCAGGGTGAAGATGCAATGAGAAGTCATCTGGCTGGTTGTCGCATTTGTTTGGCACCACTTTTATTGTTTAGAGAAAGTGATTGCTGGTTGTTTCCTCGTTACCTGCTTTTCCCCTTGTCAGTGGAATATGAAATTAATTGTCACTGCTGTGGTTGTATCTCTGCCCATGATTTTACTtgtttaaatacatgtatgtttattatcAATTTGAAATTATCATTTGGCATCAAGATCaatgtgatatatattgtatattgtctgtTTCCCAAGTTTACCTAAAAGAAGAGAAACATGAATTCATGTGTCTTGCAAAATTTCATTGTCTGTAAACTGATTTGTATACAAGACCCAAATGTCTTAAGCTTGAttcaaattgatttttttttcaaatgaatgttATAATACATGATTTATTATTCCAATAGGATGTTGCATATGTATAAATTGTATGCCAGTGATTTCATCTGTCTTGTATATTGAGCAGTTTGAATACTGAAGATGTACTGCTCCTTTGCGGCATGTGCTAGGAGAGGGCAATTCAAAGGCTCTGtaatatttcaatgataaaataGTTACTAAATGTTTGAATTTTCTTTGTAGTTTTTATTGGTATCACTTTCTATTTCTCTTATATCCACAGAGTAACCACTCTCAAATATCAAATTGATACGAAATAAAGGTGTAGATTGATGAGTATTTCTTTGAAGCGCCCTCACCTTGCCTGCTCTTGTAAGGGGAGGTAAATGAGCTGATGCTATAAGTCATTTTTCATTACATGTTTTCAAATTAGTTTGTGTGTCACGTGCTGTCTTACCAAATCTTGTTGGAAAGTTGTTTGTGATGCTCCTTGCAGCATTCCGTGCTCCTTGCCCCCTGATTGTAGTGTATACAAGGTGTATATAACATCTGTTTGCAAGCCTTCTCTTATTGTAGTATACCCCTCTTTAACAGAGGTCTCTGGGCGCCAATAGAGATTTCCTCACTTGCTGATGTTGTGCTTCTACTCCTTTGACTCATTCTAACTCGTTCATATTCTGCAAATGCATTTGCATTTTCTTTCAATTTGTTTTGGACTTCTGTGGGAAAAGTTTATTTGTGAATTAACTACAGGCACACAGACAACTTTCACAAGCatatttgaattttgaaatctgaataaaacaaaattaaCTAACTGACTTGGAAGCACCAAAAAATTAATACCCCCGCCCCTAAGCCTTAAGTATTGAAATTGTTCGTCCCCTTTGGGGTGGCATCTGTTAGTATATTTGGCCTAGAGGCATGAAGAAGCATGCCGCTTCTAGTTTCTAAGCATGCTATCCCCTCACCCCCCATTTCATATATTTGATAGAAATCATACATGAAAATCATGCATGATGAAGTATTGACAATAAAAATGCCATATAATTTATGTTGATTTGCACGATTTTAATGCATGCTCCTTATTTTCCTTGTGCATGCAGGGATTCGGTTTCGTAACTTTCGCAAATAGCGCGGATGCAGACCGAGCACGAGAGAAATTGAACGGCACAGTGGTTGAGGGACGAAAGATAGAGGTGCCTGCATGAGTATTTTACTATTTGTGGTAGCACAAATGAGACTCGCTAAGTATTCCTATCTACATTGTGCAGTATGAAGAAATGCCTGTTAAGTGTATGTCGTGTACTGTTGTAATGTCTTGTGCTTAGGGTTTTCCAAAATATCAGAATCTTGTTTCTTAAGAGATTTTCTCACTGCCTAGGATTTGTCAGCGTATTGTGGCAGCATTGAGTCCTGAAGATGGGTGACTAGGCCCCTTCTATGTAAATAGAGGACAAGTATGTTTGTCTGTGTCAGAACCATGCATTCCTATGCACGCCAATGAAAATTTCATATCAACTTTTAACTCTGCATAGCTCACATTTGTCTGGCATTTCTTGATGCTGTTTTGATTGTGTTTACCATTTTTAATGACTTTTTACGTGTTTATCCTTTATATAAGAACCTCACATTAGAGAAAGGTGCAATCTTCGGCTTCATTTCATTCCCTTAGTGGTAAAAAAGCGGAAAGGCGAAAAGTTGCGCACCTATGCAAAGATAAATGGGGGATTAACTGGTAGGTAGATATGCTAAAGTATGGTCACGTGATTCGTCGTCTGCCCATATTGTAATGTCCAAAGTAGCCATTCTAGACAGACCTTCTTCTCTGTAGTACTGAAAGTGATTAATCTTAGCTAGTATTTGGTTGATAGTAATAGAATAATTGACAATATTTGGTTAGTTTCATTGTTAGTTGCACATAATTCTGGTCCAACAGCCAAGACACACAAAGACTAACACAAATATTACATGGTAATGGTATGAATGTACAAGGTACTCTCACTGTCACTGTAGATATAATGTCCATATGGAAAAAACAATGGAAAAGTTCTTGTGTGCTAGTGTTTACAACAGTTCTACAGTATTTTAGTTTGAAGGAAGGAGGTCTGTTCAGATGCAGCTACTCATCATAAGAAGTGCTATCATGCTTCTTACAATGACCAATCTTCAGTGGAGACTTCCATCATTGTATGTCCAATGTCCATTGGTATTCATGCAGCTAAATACCCCCATAAATCTAACCGGTATCATCCAGTCTAGCTTAGTATGTGAGGAAAAGGGCATTCATGTTGACAGTGCACACTGCATGTATTTCCAAGGCAGGGTTTGAACAAGATATGTTTCACAGATCAATGCCAGTTTGAACTAACGAAATATTTTCCTGACAAATTAAGACAACTTGTGTATTTAATATCCCCACAAGGACTAAGCTTCCATTGTCTTGTAATTTGGTAATCTGTCTTTCTTGCTTTGGATTTTCTAGTTAAACGCGAAATAGCCAGATAGTTCCGACTTTTGTCCTGACGACTGTAGAAGTTAGACATTTGATCCGGTAACGAGAGAATTTGAGAGCTTGATTAAGCTGAGACTGCAAATCCAACTAGATAGGGCAATTTCCATTATTTGAGGGTCATATACATGCAGCGTGCACTTATCATAGCTTTCTTGGCTGGCTCCAACACCATCAGGGACCTGTTCACCATGGAAACCGAGTAGATCTTGACTCCAATCTGAATAAGAATTGACAAATGTTAGGGTTATGACTCCTCTAACTGGTGGTTGCGCTTTCCGCTGTAAACAGATGATATGCCTTCCTCAGCGTAATTTGTTTACTCAACGTGCATTCCACTTAAATGTAAAGAATTTTTAGAATTTCCTTTGCAAATTCCTCACTGGTGATCTGAGAGAAGCATGTGAAATTATTTCTGCAATGTTTAAAGCTGTTGTTACATTATGCAGCAAATTCATTCAGAAATGTCCAGATGTAAAATAATCTGAAGATAataaaaatgacatgtagaatgttgcagcaatattgctgagttccaTATTCTGAGATCAGAGGTCACTCAGTGGACAAAACAGCAAGCTGAACTGTATGCATTTTCCATTTTAACTTGGGTGCTGAGTGTCGGTATCCATGGGAACAGTTTGTTGGTTAGATAGAACTGGGTTTCTCTTATTTTGCTCCCTGACTGCCCTGAGGGTGTTAGCCAGATTTTGATGGAAAATCGGGCTAATTGGTAGGCAAGCAGTGGCTGCTACTGCAAGTTCGGCTGTAATGGAGACTGAAAGGTCAATTTTAGTGCAAGATTAAAGGTCACAGACTTAATTCAAAACATTGAATGATTCAAAGTTTATAATGATGTAAAAATGAATTTCACAATTCTTTGAATATTCCAAAATTAGAAAAAGCCCAATTTTCCTACTTTTTGTTGCTGATTGGCTGTGTGATACTTTAATATGTGGACCTGACATGGCTACCATTTTTTTCTGCTTAAATGGTAATCTACATACAAATTATGGCAGTTCATGGCATTTTCAAGGTAATTAATGAAATCATAATTGGCACTCAACAGAAAAACTTCATAAGGCTGTCGCCAATTATTACATTAATGAGAGCCAGCGTAAACTGTTTCTCCTTTGGTTAACCTTTCCAGTCATCATATTTCTTTCTGATTGTGACAGCTCAACTTTTGTAATTATATTAGTCATTTCAAAGAGAGCCATGCCATTCTGAATTGCCTGTAACACAATTATGAATAATTTTGTAATTatacaacatttcaaaatttcacaACTGAAATTTGCGAATTTTAAGATAATTTTAAGATCTTTTTCTCTATTAACTATTAAAGTGCAAAAGGCAATGAGGAAAGAGGTCCACATTATGTTTTGAAGATTTGTGATTTTTGTGACAAAAAGAATGCTAAATTTTAACGTTCCACAATTTTATGAAATAGGTTAACAATGCCACTGCCCGTGTCATGACCAAAAAAGCTGCTGCACCAACCATCCCCAATGGTAAGCGAGTAACCACGTTCTGTGTGGAGAGAGAAGGGTGCAGATAGCTACTAGCCCACAACAATCCAGTTCCTTCATATGCAGCAGCTTTTGTCAATGGAGTTTTATTGTCAGGTGTCAGCTTGAAGGCTATCCATGCAGTCCCACTACTTACCCAGTGCCTCGTGTTTCTTGTATTATATGTATTTtcagtattatttttttcatttctgtatGGGTTGTGTCCACATGTAGTGGAGCCATCATTTTGCTGAGTATATTCCTGCAAGGGTCGTGGAAATGAATGGTACACAGATAAAATGCTAAACTGGGTATCCTCTTAACAAATTTGAATCATTCAGAActattgtcattgtaatttgaGTCACATCATTCACTTGATTTCGCAATTATCTTGGAACATGGATGTTAACAAGCTGAAAAGCTGTAACCATTACCATTGGGTTTGAAGTTTTAATTGGATACCCAGTTTCAATGGATGGTAATTTTTTTCTCGAATGATGTGATATGGCATTTTTTCTAATTAACACAATGCGCGTGCTTTGTCACTGCATACATAAGACCTGCATGTGGACtgctggatgtgatgatggtaaACTATCTGCATTCTTTTCCCTCCACATTGTCAATTGAGACACGTAACCTTGATTTCAAACATTGCTCACCGGGCTCATTTGCTGAGCTGCTTTAATGCCAAAATCTAATTTATTAGCATCCCACATCCAGACCAGGCTAAGAAGGTCTCTTGGCGTGGGTTATTTGTTAAGCAGATTCCGCAGAGAGAACACTGTTGGCCTCTGTCCAATTGATTTTGCTACTGCAACTCcaaaatttattgatttttttaaGAGAGCTCCTTCAGCGTTTGCACATTTGCCTGAAAGGATTATTTGTAACCAATTTATAAGAAAGGATATTATCTGTACTTAGTTCATATTCAAAAGGATGTATTCAGATAAGACTCTGACATAATCTGATTGTTAAATACTTTCAGACtgtaaaattgttatttgtcTTTAGGGGGCTCAAAATTGTAGATCACTATCAATTTACATACCCTCTACTCTAGGAAATGAGCTGTGTGAGCATTCGTGTAGCATAAGTTACACATGGTTATCGGTTTTAGTCAGAAACTTTTCTGTTTATTCTTATTAGGCAGAACGTCCAGCACAGTGTGATTAATACCATACAATCATTTGTTTGCATGGGGATTCAAGAAGTTAGCTGAAGGGTTGCATCGTCTGCTGGGCTGGTCAACAACTTTAAGGGGTTAGAAGATGCCCTCAGCCCCAGTCCATTAACCAGACCCACAAGTATTGATTGTCTCGGTCCCCCTTCCATAGGGAGCATGATTGCCAACTATTAACTTCACATTGTTCCTCAAGCTCGTCTAATAGGGACAGTTTGGGAGCCTTGTTTTAGATATCCCTGAAGGGGAGGTCACCATAGTCTTTGTTTTGCCGAAGACGGACCCCTCGTTAGGGTGTCTACAACATGAGTGAACAGCCATGGGGAATGTGATGCATTTGGGATTTGTGAAAACATTGATGATGCATATGTGATGAAGATATGCCGTGCTTGCCCTACAAACAGGCTTCAAGTTATTTGTAAATAATGCTCACTGTGGAGTGACGTAACAGTCGTGAATCCCTGTAAAGTTTTATTTGCTTTTTTCTTGAgtggaaaacaaaatacatggatTGGATAGATTTTAGCCTACTCTACCATAATGTTTAGCAGTATGTGATATTAACATAATtcctgacaattgttacgtgaAGCCTGCTGAATGGATCAATTTTGAAGGCCTGTAGCCCACTTTGTACATAATGAGGTAATTGTTTGGAATGGGAATGGCGTAGAGTAGGGAAAGTGTGCATAACTGATCAAAAACTGGTGACTGTATGAAGTTTGTAGTTACCCTCCCTTTTTCAAGTTACTATCATCAAGAAGAAATAATTTGGTTTGAATATTTTAGTCCATATTTGTATTTACATGTTGCCAACAGTAtttgtatttaatatatatgtaattttttacatttgaaaactAAAAATTggctttgttaaaatattactCTATGGTTGATGGTAACTTGAAAAATGAATGTTAATGAGACACTGCCCTTTTCGTCAAACATTCAGTGCATACAACATCTTTATATAAAACATCAAAAGGATGGGAGGAACCTGGGTATGTGAAGAGTCTTCAGGGATCTAATACATTTGTGACCATGGCCATTTTCAGCTGCTGCGCTCCGAGGTGTCGCGTTGACGCGAGGTCGGGCTGCAGCTGCAGGACTAGCTGCACGTGGTGCTTACACTGCCGCAGCtgcagcagctgcagcagcaTTCAGGCATCCTACTCCACTAGCTGCTACAGCAACAGCATTACCATATGCAGCGTGAGTAACTGTTCCCTTCATAAATGTGACCCAGCTTTGTGCTCATTTCACGTCATTGAAATTGTAAGGCAGATATCTTAAGCGTCATTGTCAAGACAGTGAACGTACCATCATAGCATAGATGATGCTATGACCTTCTCAAGTTTCTTTTCCACAATCTCTTTAATGTTAACACAGATTTTCATATTCTTATTAGAGACTTTTATGTTTGGTGCTGGGAGATTTATGGACTTTTTTGTTCATGAAAATACAAGTTCTTTGCATATAAATTTCTGGGTTCGTATATGATAAGGGAGTGACTGGGTTCTTAAGACAAGCAATTATGTTTCAGGGGAGTGTACCAAGACCCTTTCCTTGCTACGTATGATGCTGCAACGGCCAGATATCAGGTACGGATTGTCATGGAAACAACAGACCGTAGAAATTGAGTTATTCAAATGGTTAAGTAATAATCAGTAGGTGAATATTCTATTAATGCTGGGTTCTGATTTGTTGGGCATCAGCCAGGTGTAAGCTGATTATGGacatacatttgtcatgcaCTAAAATAACAAGTTCTTCGTACTTGtgtggaaatgttttggttCATGGGAACATAGCATTGAAAGACATCTGGTTAAAGTCTTCCATTGATCACAAAGTGGTTCTTTCTTCACTAATCACTAATCACCTTTCTTCACTGGATGTAGTATGCTTTTCAAACCAAGCATGGTATTTACTCTGATATTTACAAGGAGGTAGACAAGAATGTTAATTTATGAAAACTTAAGAtgcttgggtttttttcacattcTGTGTTATTCCTTTACAGCTTTCAGACAAAAGCAGGGAAAATGAAAAACagtttaaatgtgtttttagGTCAACAATACAGTCTCAGAGAatgtgaaagagcaaatggtaccattctgtgtatttgatgttgtgtgttgtgttacagtTGGTGACAACTCAACCATACGCGGCAGCCGCAGGGTACCCAGGAGCTGCCACCAGATATGCAATTCCAGCTGTTGCCACAGCTGCAACATACCCTGCAGGGTAAAAACTCCtcctcttctctctctctctctctcttcccccccccccccccctcccacacacacacacacacacacactctctctcccCTCAGAATCATATGCTGACATTAGATAGTGCTCAGTTACACTGTCTTTCATGAACAGAATTGTCAGACTGACTAGTTGACATGGAACTTCCAGTGCCATGTCATCAGCTGTCTTTTCATTGAATGTTAAGGTCCAGGTAGCACTTTGATGGAGCCTCGTGTATAGCCATCTTGTGACGTATTCGGCAGGGACTAAGGCTTCTGATGcatttcagaaatatgtttaaaaacgtAATGTTTGCATTTCAGAAATATGTCTAAAAACGTAATGTTTGCATAGATGTTTTGTGAAAAAACTTGCAGAAAAAGCacaataataatatatttggtATTTTATGAGGGGTCAGTTACTATTGACAAATACAATTGTTATATTAACAGGACATTAAAGTAATCACAATGTTTTCAGTTATGGAAGAGAGTATGCCGCTGATCCCTACCTCGGACATGGTATTGGCCCTGTCACTGGATATGGCGTAAGTTTACATGGCGCTTTTATAGCTTTGGTTCTAAGTGTATAAGAGTTTCAGTTATAACCAGTAATTATGCATCAGTGTTCAAGCCATGTTATTTTTGCAATGTAAATGGTATGGTTTGAATTCAGTCGTGCTTatgtttgcatttcattttgttctGTTCTCTTATTTCTTACCATTTTTTTATTATTCCAATTCTGTCATCTGCTGATGTGCAGAAACCACAGTAGTTAAAATGTCATCTCATGCTTATGTTTATTCTTTGATAATTCTTTGAGTTTTCCATGTTTACAACATATGCAGTGACAGT
The nucleotide sequence above comes from Haliotis asinina isolate JCU_RB_2024 chromosome 5, JCU_Hal_asi_v2, whole genome shotgun sequence. Encoded proteins:
- the LOC137283661 gene encoding RNA binding protein fox-1 homolog 2-like isoform X9, producing the protein MLLTAPVYASHMVQNQMTPTYTYPQTGVPGVTGITGVPTVPGVPGVTSLEDYHHQVVASQATSVASEQPPTTVYASPAAVTPNGAIEQQTVRAARPFNQTDLPVEGDIQPSSPQPQGSQGPNSGPKRLHVSNIPFRFREADLRQLLGFGPILDVEIIFNERGSKGFGFVTFANSADADRAREKLNGTVVEGRKIEVNNATARVMTKKAAAPTIPNAAALRGVALTRGRAAAAGLAARGAYTAAAAAAAAAFRHPTPLAATATALPYAAGVYQDPFLATYDAATARYQLVTTQPYAAAAGYPGAATRYAIPAVATAATYPAGYGREYAADPYLGHGIGPVTGYGATVYRGGYQRFAPY
- the LOC137283661 gene encoding RNA binding protein fox-1 homolog 1-like isoform X5, which encodes MLLTAPVYASHMVQNQMTPTYTYPQTGVPGVTGITGVPTVPGVPGVTSLEDYHHQVVASQATSVASEQPPTTVYASPAAVTPNGAIEQQTVRAARPFNQTDLPVEGDIQPSSPQPQGSQGPNSGPKRLHVSNIPFRFREADLRQLLGFGPILDVEIIFNERGSKGFGFVTFANSADADRAREKLNGTVVEGRKIEVNNATARVMTKKAAAPTIPNAAALRGVALTRGRAAAAGLAARGAYTAAAAAAAAAFRHPTPLAATATALPYAAGVYQDPFLATYDAATARYQLVTTQPYAAAAGYPGAATRYAIPAVATAATYPAGYGREYAADPYLGHGIGPVTGYGQVTEMGVPLSLTSDIFAQREATVYRGGYQRFAPY
- the LOC137283661 gene encoding RNA binding protein fox-1 homolog 1-like isoform X8; amino-acid sequence: MVQNQMTPTYTYPQTGVPGVTGITGVPTVPGVPGVTSLEDYHHQVVASQATSVASEQPPTTVYASPAAVTPNGAIEQQTQTDLPVEGDIQPSSPQPQGSQGPNSGPKRLHVSNIPFRFREADLRQLLGFGPILDVEIIFNERGSKGFGFVTFANSADADRAREKLNGTVVEGRKIEVNNATARVMTKKAAAPTIPNAAALRGVALTRGRAAAAGLAARGAYTAAAAAAAAAFRHPTPLAATATALPYAAGVYQDPFLATYDAATARYQLVTTQPYAAAAGYPGAATRYAIPAVATAATYPAGYGREYAADPYLGHGIGPVTGYGQVTEMGVPLSLTSDIFAQREATVYRGGYQRFAPY
- the LOC137283661 gene encoding RNA binding protein fox-1 homolog 1-like isoform X7, whose product is MVQNQMTPTYTYPQTGVPGVTGITGVPTVPGVPGVTSLEDYHHQVVASQATSVASEQPPTTVYASPAAVTPNGAIEQQTVRAARPFNQTDLPVEGDIQPSSPQPQGSQGPNSGPKRLHVSNIPFRFREADLRQLLGFGPILDVEIIFNERGSKGFGFVTFANSADADRAREKLNGTVVEGRKIEVNNATARVMTKKAAAPTIPNAAALRGVALTRGRAAAAGLAARGAYTAAAAAAAAAFRHPTPLAATATALPYAAGVYQDPFLATYDAATARYQLVTTQPYAAAAGYPGAATRYAIPAVATAATYPAGYGREYAADPYLGHGIGPVTGYGQVTEMGVPLSLTSDIFAQREATVYRGGYQRFAPY